A window of Pseudomonas monteilii contains these coding sequences:
- a CDS encoding LysR family transcriptional regulator — protein sequence MFDWNDLRFFLELQRSGRLLTAAKRLGTTHSTVARHIETIEGCLGTALFVQHAQGYELTPAGQALLKHAEAMENVALLAQEEITQSITPLGKIRLGVTEGIGILFFTPQLNALFSRYPGLEVELVAVPRFVSILNREADISIHLERPDADVLITRKLTDYRLALYASRAYLAGAPPIRSRDDLAQHAWIGYVDDLLFSKELLFLNSFCRHPKVMFRSTSVIAQQQAARAGLGIAVLPNYMASQDLDLVRVLPGEALQRSYWISTRRELHKSVRLRVVWDYLLALCAQKQAMLLAD from the coding sequence ATGTTCGACTGGAACGATCTACGGTTTTTCCTCGAACTGCAGCGCAGTGGTCGCCTGCTGACAGCGGCCAAGCGCCTGGGAACCACCCACAGCACGGTGGCCCGCCATATCGAGACCATCGAGGGCTGCCTCGGAACGGCCCTGTTCGTGCAGCATGCACAGGGCTATGAGCTGACGCCCGCCGGACAGGCCCTGCTCAAGCACGCCGAAGCCATGGAGAACGTCGCGCTGTTGGCCCAGGAGGAAATCACCCAGAGCATCACGCCCCTGGGCAAGATTCGCCTGGGCGTGACCGAGGGGATCGGTATCTTGTTCTTCACGCCGCAACTCAATGCCCTGTTCTCACGCTACCCCGGGCTTGAGGTCGAACTGGTCGCCGTACCGCGCTTCGTCAGCATCCTCAACCGGGAAGCGGACATCAGCATTCATCTCGAGCGGCCCGATGCCGACGTGCTGATCACGCGCAAGCTGACCGATTATCGCCTGGCACTGTATGCCAGCCGGGCCTATCTGGCGGGTGCACCACCGATTCGCAGTCGTGACGATCTGGCTCAACACGCCTGGATCGGCTATGTGGACGACCTGCTGTTCAGCAAGGAGCTGTTGTTTCTCAACAGCTTCTGTCGCCATCCCAAGGTCATGTTTCGCAGCACCAGCGTCATTGCCCAGCAACAGGCCGCACGCGCGGGCTTGGGGATCGCCGTGCTGCCCAACTACATGGCCAGCCAGGACCTGGACCTGGTCAGGGTATTGCCGGGCGAAGCGCTGCAACGCAGCTACTGGATCAGTACCCGTCGGGAATTGCACAAGTCAGTGCGGTTGAGGGTGGTGTGGGATTATCTGTTGGCGTTGTGCGCGCAGAAGCAGGCGATGCTGCTGGCGGACTGA